Proteins found in one Pontibacter sp. SGAir0037 genomic segment:
- a CDS encoding regulatory protein RecX produces MDQQKKKKTYTPKEALVKAAAYCAYQDRTQQEVRDKLYSYGLEPDDVEELIIRLSQEKMIDEERYAQSYVRGKYGLKKWGRRKIMQGLKAKGISDYCIKQGMKEIDPEIYEQNLHSLLEKKSASEKEKNPFQRRQKLTYFMLSKGYESDLVQDALKQYE; encoded by the coding sequence ATGGACCAGCAGAAGAAAAAGAAAACCTATACTCCCAAAGAGGCTCTTGTAAAAGCTGCTGCCTACTGTGCCTACCAGGACCGTACACAGCAGGAGGTGCGGGACAAACTATATTCTTACGGCCTGGAGCCCGACGATGTGGAGGAGCTTATTATACGCCTGAGCCAGGAAAAAATGATTGATGAAGAACGCTATGCGCAATCTTATGTCCGGGGTAAATATGGTTTAAAGAAGTGGGGCCGACGCAAGATTATGCAAGGGCTTAAAGCCAAAGGCATCTCTGATTACTGCATCAAGCAAGGAATGAAAGAAATAGACCCGGAAATCTATGAACAGAACCTGCATAGCCTGCTGGAGAAAAAAAGTGCCTCCGAAAAAGAAAAGAATCCTTTCCAGCGCCGCCAGAAGCTAACCTACTTTATGCTCAGCAAAGGGTACGAAAGTGATTTGGTACAAGACGCACTGAAGCAGTACGAGTAA
- a CDS encoding DUF4230 domain-containing protein: MPLIRFFIKLLPLLLIIAAVLFVWRLKDSLLGTNETKEPEVVVNHNTILTSVDELGKMELVRYNFKDVVEYEKEVSRWIPNSKIALIVTGEAVGCIDFTKIREEDIFFRGDTLVQVAVPQPEICYYKLDHSKSKVFSKENTYFQDADLVQESYRYAEENVKNAALNAGILRQTQVNAEKILKPMLEEITGRKVVLVQQRAIQNPQMPQKR, encoded by the coding sequence ATGCCCCTTATAAGATTTTTTATCAAGTTACTTCCTCTATTGCTGATAATTGCTGCCGTGCTCTTTGTATGGCGTTTAAAGGATTCTTTGTTAGGTACAAATGAAACGAAAGAACCTGAAGTGGTTGTGAACCATAATACAATACTTACCTCGGTAGATGAGCTGGGGAAAATGGAACTGGTGCGGTATAACTTTAAGGATGTGGTAGAGTATGAGAAGGAAGTGTCGCGCTGGATTCCGAATTCCAAAATAGCACTTATTGTAACAGGTGAAGCTGTAGGTTGTATCGACTTTACTAAAATCCGGGAAGAGGATATCTTCTTTAGAGGCGATACATTGGTGCAGGTGGCAGTGCCGCAGCCGGAAATATGCTACTACAAGCTGGATCATAGCAAATCGAAAGTGTTTTCGAAAGAGAATACTTATTTTCAGGATGCTGACCTGGTGCAGGAAAGCTACCGTTATGCCGAAGAAAACGTAAAAAATGCAGCCCTGAATGCTGGCATCCTGCGCCAGACGCAGGTAAATGCCGAAAAGATACTCAAGCCGATGCTGGAAGAAATTACAGGCCGAAAAGTAGTGTTGGTGCAACAGCGGGCTATACAGAATCCTCAAATGCCGCAAAAGAGGTGA
- a CDS encoding 1-aminocyclopropane-1-carboxylate deaminase/D-cysteine desulfhydrase: MIATAPLQQLHDPLFAAQEVSLWLKREDLLHPHISGNKWRKLKYNLQEAQRLQKKVLLTFGGAYSNHIAATAAAGHAFGLKTVGIIRGEEHLPLNPTLSFAVSCGMELHYVSREQYRQKQEPMFLEALLQQFNQPYLLPEGGTNNLAVQGCAEIVQDIEIAYDYICCASGTGGTIAGIIAGLSGEKQVLGFPALKGGEFLQQEVEQLVSRYCNRSFTNWQLITGYHFGGYAKVKPELLEFMQYFQQQHGVQLEPIYTGKMLFGLYDLIRQGFFPKGSRIVALHTGGLQGNAGFKERMGLVL, translated from the coding sequence ATGATAGCAACTGCACCTTTACAACAACTACATGACCCACTTTTTGCAGCACAGGAGGTAAGTCTCTGGCTGAAGCGGGAAGATTTGCTGCACCCGCACATATCGGGTAATAAATGGCGCAAGCTAAAGTATAACCTGCAGGAGGCACAGCGCTTGCAAAAGAAAGTCTTGCTAACATTCGGAGGAGCTTATTCTAACCATATTGCAGCCACAGCAGCAGCAGGTCATGCGTTCGGACTTAAAACTGTTGGCATAATTCGGGGGGAGGAGCACCTGCCATTAAACCCAACTTTAAGCTTTGCGGTTTCCTGTGGTATGGAGCTGCACTATGTAAGCCGCGAACAGTACAGGCAAAAGCAGGAACCTATGTTTCTGGAGGCACTTTTACAGCAGTTTAACCAGCCTTACCTGCTACCCGAAGGAGGAACCAATAATTTAGCTGTACAGGGTTGTGCAGAAATAGTGCAGGACATCGAGATTGCCTATGACTATATCTGTTGTGCCAGCGGTACGGGAGGAACAATAGCCGGGATTATTGCAGGCCTGTCAGGGGAGAAGCAGGTGCTGGGTTTCCCGGCCTTAAAAGGCGGCGAGTTTCTGCAGCAGGAGGTGGAGCAGCTTGTTAGCCGCTATTGCAACAGAAGCTTTACAAACTGGCAGCTTATAACAGGTTATCATTTTGGAGGTTATGCCAAAGTAAAGCCGGAGCTGCTAGAGTTTATGCAGTACTTTCAGCAGCAACACGGCGTGCAGCTGGAGCCAATTTATACTGGTAAAATGCTGTTCGGCCTCTACGACCTTATCCGGCAAGGCTTCTTTCCGAAAGGCAGCCGTATTGTAGCACTTCATACAGGTGGCTTACAAGGCAATGCGGGTTTTAAAGAGCGGATGGGGCTGGTGCTTTAG